In Priestia megaterium NBRC 15308 = ATCC 14581, the following proteins share a genomic window:
- a CDS encoding LemA family protein — protein MKNKGLIATIIVLVLVVIYGVSSYNSLVSAEEDVDNKFSQIDNQLKRRADLIPNLVETVKGYAKHEQEAIDSVTQARAQLAGAKTPEDKADANQQLSGALSRLLVVVEKYPDLKANENFRSLMDSLEGTENRLAVARKDYNDEVAKYNKSVKRFPKSMLAGTFGFEKKPYFEVTNEEKEAPKVDFGSDK, from the coding sequence TTGAAAAACAAAGGTTTGATCGCTACGATCATTGTGTTAGTGCTTGTTGTAATTTACGGAGTGAGCTCTTACAATAGCCTTGTTAGCGCAGAGGAAGATGTAGATAATAAATTTTCCCAAATAGATAATCAATTAAAAAGAAGAGCTGATCTAATTCCGAACTTAGTCGAAACGGTCAAAGGCTATGCTAAGCATGAGCAGGAAGCAATTGATTCAGTCACTCAGGCAAGAGCGCAGCTAGCGGGAGCGAAAACTCCTGAAGATAAAGCTGATGCTAATCAACAGTTAAGCGGCGCATTAAGCCGCCTGCTCGTAGTGGTTGAAAAATATCCGGATTTAAAAGCGAATGAAAACTTCAGAAGCTTAATGGATAGTTTAGAAGGAACGGAAAATCGACTCGCTGTAGCACGTAAAGACTATAACGATGAAGTTGCGAAATACAATAAATCGGTTAAGAGATTTCCTAAAAGCATGTTAGCGGGTACGTTCGGCTTTGAAAAAAAACCGTATTTTGAAGTAACAAATGAAGAAAAAGAAGCGCCGA
- a CDS encoding polysaccharide deacetylase family protein: protein MNQNSPKYVALTFDDGPSAYTAAILKILKRYNVRATFFVVGAEAEKFPKLIRRIHRAKHVIGNHTWSHPDITTLSKRELWKEITSTNIQIEKIIGYSPKLFRAPYSSINDTALAAIKELGMTSVLWNVDSQDWREEDPLAICKYTIKNLQEKNLIVMHDGDRYGSGARDQIVASLPKLIKYLIKNDYQFVTVPEFHRVAYKIEGWP, encoded by the coding sequence ATGAATCAAAATTCACCAAAATATGTTGCGTTAACGTTTGATGATGGACCCTCAGCCTACACGGCTGCTATTTTAAAAATTCTAAAAAGGTATAATGTACGTGCGACCTTTTTTGTCGTAGGTGCAGAAGCGGAAAAATTTCCGAAGCTGATCCGACGTATTCATAGAGCAAAGCACGTAATTGGAAATCATACGTGGAGTCATCCTGATATTACAACTCTTTCTAAACGTGAATTATGGAAAGAAATCACTTCTACAAATATTCAAATAGAGAAAATAATAGGTTATTCTCCTAAGCTATTTCGTGCACCTTACAGTTCGATAAATGATACAGCTCTTGCTGCTATTAAGGAATTGGGAATGACGTCTGTTCTATGGAATGTAGATAGTCAGGATTGGCGTGAGGAAGATCCATTGGCCATATGCAAATATACGATTAAAAATTTACAAGAAAAGAATCTTATTGTCATGCACGATGGGGATCGATACGGCAGCGGAGCGCGAGATCAAATTGTTGCTTCATTGCCGAAACTTATTAAGTATTTAATAAAAAACGACTATCAATTTGTAACGGTTCCTGAATTTCACCGAGTCGCATACAAGATTGAAGGATGGCCTTAA
- a CDS encoding glycosyltransferase family 2 protein: MIKIDSYEYYYNPEDGKYYIRKKNNSPHSLKKLKDKLNKSKDKKNKGNRSDDSTNKVDKLRDKVNKGNKKNKSRDKVNTANETNKSYDKADAVNETNKPYDKADAANETNKPYDKADAVNETNKPYDKADAVNETNKPYDKADAVNETNKPYDKADAVNETNKVDITDYPLYKMSIKNNHKHPIKVSIVMPTYNKYHQTSLSLYGLSKQTFPHAEYEVILVDDASSDNTSNILKEVDVPFKFKYIQMKQNKGRSSVRNIGINHAEGDLLIFLDGEMLAPPVFIENHYKHHMHESNLVVTGAMHYEGVYTFIMPDYNKDQMAHLKELIGRDPEYRRLYENYEQTKQHSNVPCPLVTKEDIDTNRFQRLSFPNRYFLNSGLKHFGERLEGFTLPYIAFLSGNVSVRKANLKKSGLFDETFIGYGAEDWELGYRLYKNGVQFVLDPSTVAYHQEHGISKRKVKEQWGNHYRFVNKHPHIDVLILSLEWKELPFMHMHKTLVEYNQLEERFPGEYNEFKHAFRVMLFRIIEYLNNGQPVTKLYDLPGGSEERIKIIQQFETLRPRGFDYLASSFEQIYYL, from the coding sequence ATGATTAAAATAGACTCGTATGAATACTACTACAACCCTGAAGATGGAAAGTATTATATTAGAAAGAAAAACAATAGTCCACATTCCTTAAAAAAGCTCAAAGATAAACTTAATAAGTCAAAGGATAAAAAAAATAAAGGGAATAGGTCAGACGACTCAACTAACAAAGTGGATAAATTACGCGACAAAGTTAATAAGGGGAACAAAAAAAATAAATCACGCGACAAAGTTAATACAGCAAACGAAACCAATAAATCATACGACAAAGCTGATGCAGTGAATGAAACCAATAAACCATACGACAAAGCTGATGCAGCGAATGAAACCAATAAACCATACGACAAAGCTGACGCAGTGAATGAAACCAATAAGCCATACGACAAAGCTGATGCAGTGAATGAAACCAATAAGCCATACGACAAAGCTGATGCAGTGAATGAAACCAATAAACCATACGACAAAGCTGACGCAGTGAATGAAACCAATAAAGTTGATATAACAGACTATCCATTATATAAAATGAGTATAAAAAACAATCACAAGCATCCTATTAAAGTTAGCATCGTTATGCCTACGTACAATAAGTATCATCAAACCTCTCTTTCGCTTTACGGTTTATCAAAACAAACGTTTCCCCACGCTGAATATGAAGTTATTTTAGTCGATGATGCGTCTTCTGATAACACGTCCAACATTTTAAAAGAAGTGGATGTTCCGTTCAAATTTAAATATATTCAAATGAAACAAAATAAAGGGCGTTCCTCAGTACGTAATATAGGAATTAATCATGCTGAAGGAGATCTTTTAATCTTTTTAGACGGAGAAATGCTGGCTCCCCCTGTTTTTATTGAAAATCATTATAAACATCATATGCATGAATCAAATCTTGTAGTTACTGGAGCCATGCATTATGAGGGAGTCTATACGTTTATTATGCCAGACTATAATAAAGATCAAATGGCTCACTTGAAAGAACTAATCGGTAGGGATCCTGAGTATAGAAGATTGTATGAAAACTATGAACAGACGAAGCAGCATTCAAATGTTCCTTGTCCTCTTGTAACAAAAGAAGATATTGATACAAACCGTTTTCAACGTTTATCCTTTCCTAATCGTTATTTTCTTAACAGCGGGCTAAAACATTTCGGAGAGCGACTTGAAGGATTTACGCTACCTTATATTGCCTTTTTAAGTGGGAATGTATCAGTAAGAAAAGCGAACTTAAAAAAATCCGGTCTTTTTGATGAGACGTTTATCGGCTACGGGGCGGAAGACTGGGAGCTTGGGTATCGATTGTATAAAAATGGCGTACAGTTTGTTTTAGATCCCTCTACAGTTGCCTATCATCAAGAACATGGAATATCGAAGCGGAAAGTGAAAGAGCAGTGGGGTAACCACTATCGTTTTGTTAACAAACACCCACATATAGACGTTCTTATTTTATCTCTTGAATGGAAAGAGCTTCCGTTTATGCATATGCATAAAACATTAGTTGAATATAATCAGCTGGAGGAACGTTTTCCTGGCGAATATAATGAATTTAAACATGCTTTTCGCGTCATGCTTTTTAGAATTATTGAATATTTAAATAATGGACAGCCTGTGACGAAACTCTACGATCTTCCTGGAGGCTCAGAGGAAAGAATAAAAATTATTCAGCAGTTTGAAACACTGCGGCCTCGCGGATTTGACTACTTGGCGAGTTCTTTTGAACAAATCTATTACCTATAG
- a CDS encoding spore germination protein, with protein MAGVINICNTRINGMARNGSMNFGEVLHNGHTADVKSVGINSTYGDISAACARMKNTNMDADIFDQTAVANIDGVYGNQL; from the coding sequence ATGGCAGGAGTTATTAACATCTGTAACACGAGAATTAATGGTATGGCAAGAAACGGATCGATGAATTTTGGAGAAGTTCTTCACAACGGACACACAGCGGATGTTAAATCTGTTGGAATCAACTCAACATATGGAGACATTTCAGCTGCTTGTGCGCGAATGAAAAATACAAATATGGATGCAGATATATTTGATCAAACGGCTGTTGCGAATATTGATGGGGTATATGGAAATCAGCTATAA
- a CDS encoding winged helix-turn-helix transcriptional regulator, whose amino-acid sequence MDEPKDIQPKVEKSFELIGKKWTGLIIYVLMSGPKRFSELNESIPALSRRLLTERIKELEDHGIVVRNVIPDRPIRSEYSLTQKGTELGKILGPISQWAESWVQD is encoded by the coding sequence ATGGACGAACCAAAAGATATTCAACCTAAAGTAGAAAAAAGTTTCGAACTGATTGGCAAGAAGTGGACAGGATTAATCATTTATGTGCTTATGAGCGGTCCTAAACGCTTTAGTGAATTAAATGAAAGTATACCAGCCTTAAGCAGAAGGCTTTTGACAGAACGAATTAAAGAGCTTGAAGACCACGGAATTGTTGTCCGAAATGTCATTCCGGACCGCCCTATTCGTTCTGAATATTCGCTGACTCAAAAAGGAACGGAGTTAGGTAAAATATTAGGGCCGATTAGCCAGTGGGCAGAAAGCTGGGTGCAAGATTAA
- a CDS encoding FMN-dependent NADH-azoreductase, producing the protein MANVLYITAHPLAEDESLSMAVGKEFIDVYKQTHPEDDVVHLDLYQADIPYLDADVFNGWKKLRSHSSIQDLSTDERLKVGRLAELGGQFVLADKYIFVTPMWNFSVPAIMKTYIDAITVSGKTFTYTKEGAQGLLKGKKAIHIQSRGDVYSEGPEMAREMGHRYLEIMMDFFGIEAFESIIIEGQVKFPDQIPQIKEKALQTAHSMAKTF; encoded by the coding sequence ATGGCAAATGTTCTCTATATTACTGCACACCCTTTAGCTGAAGACGAATCACTTAGCATGGCTGTGGGGAAAGAATTTATCGACGTATATAAGCAAACACATCCAGAAGATGATGTAGTTCATTTAGATTTATATCAAGCAGATATTCCATACTTAGATGCAGACGTATTTAACGGCTGGAAAAAGCTTCGTTCTCACTCTTCCATCCAGGATTTATCAACGGATGAACGATTAAAAGTGGGACGATTAGCCGAACTAGGCGGACAGTTCGTACTCGCTGACAAATATATTTTTGTCACGCCAATGTGGAATTTCTCTGTTCCTGCGATTATGAAAACGTACATTGATGCGATTACCGTGTCAGGTAAAACCTTTACATATACAAAAGAAGGCGCTCAGGGATTGCTTAAAGGAAAAAAAGCGATTCATATTCAATCCCGCGGAGACGTGTATTCAGAAGGCCCTGAAATGGCAAGAGAAATGGGCCACCGCTATTTAGAAATTATGATGGACTTCTTTGGAATCGAAGCGTTTGAAAGCATTATTATCGAAGGGCAAGTAAAATTCCCGGATCAAATTCCGCAAATTAAAGAAAAAGCACTCCAAACAGCCCATTCAATGGCCAAAACGTTTTAA
- a CDS encoding FMN-dependent NADH-azoreductase, with protein sequence MAKVLYITANPNDATQSFSMAAGDAFINEYKEVNPTDEIVHVNLYQEHIPHIDGDVFSGWGKLGSGAEFDALTPEEQRKVARLNELSDQFAQADKYVFVTPMWNFSFPPVMKAYLDAVAVAGKSFKYTAEGSVGLLTDKKAYHIQANGGIYSRGPAGELEMGHRYMRIMMNFFGVPSIGSLFVEGQAAMPDKAQEIKEDGIARAKEAARTF encoded by the coding sequence ATGGCAAAAGTATTATATATTACAGCAAACCCTAACGATGCTACGCAATCATTCAGTATGGCTGCGGGAGATGCATTCATTAACGAGTATAAAGAAGTAAACCCAACGGATGAGATTGTTCACGTTAATTTATATCAAGAACATATCCCTCACATCGACGGCGATGTATTCAGCGGATGGGGTAAACTTGGAAGCGGCGCAGAATTTGACGCGCTTACTCCTGAAGAACAGCGCAAAGTTGCTCGTTTAAACGAGTTAAGTGACCAATTTGCTCAAGCGGACAAATATGTATTTGTTACACCAATGTGGAACTTCTCATTCCCACCAGTGATGAAAGCATATTTAGATGCTGTAGCAGTAGCTGGAAAATCATTTAAATATACAGCAGAAGGTTCTGTAGGTCTATTAACAGATAAAAAAGCGTATCATATTCAAGCAAACGGCGGTATCTACTCTCGCGGCCCTGCTGGTGAATTAGAAATGGGTCACCGCTATATGCGCATTATGATGAACTTCTTCGGCGTTCCCTCTATCGGAAGCCTATTTGTAGAAGGACAGGCTGCAATGCCAGATAAAGCACAAGAAATTAAAGAAGACGGCATTGCTCGCGCTAAAGAAGCTGCACGTACGTTTTAA
- a CDS encoding GNAT family N-acetyltransferase, translated as MFPELETKRLMLRKIVEDDAGEILECFSDEEVLRYYGQKPLESINQVKEIIKNFSKGYEEKQLIKWGIQLKGKEKLIGTIGFQEWSSEHKKANVSYALFPEYWNKGYATEAVHEAISYDFNELQYNRIGAIVFTQNSGSIALLSKLGFKKEGTLREYLYQNGIPFDTYVYSLLRGEAKV; from the coding sequence ATGTTTCCAGAATTAGAGACAAAACGGCTGATGTTAAGAAAAATTGTAGAAGATGATGCCGGTGAGATTTTAGAATGCTTTTCTGATGAAGAGGTTCTGCGCTATTACGGGCAAAAACCTTTAGAATCGATCAACCAAGTGAAGGAGATCATTAAGAATTTTTCCAAAGGCTACGAAGAAAAGCAATTGATTAAATGGGGGATTCAGCTAAAAGGAAAAGAAAAGCTGATTGGAACAATAGGGTTTCAAGAGTGGTCTTCTGAGCATAAGAAAGCGAACGTAAGCTATGCTCTTTTTCCGGAGTATTGGAACAAAGGATACGCGACAGAAGCCGTTCATGAAGCGATTTCTTATGACTTCAACGAACTTCAATACAATCGTATAGGAGCGATTGTATTTACGCAAAATAGTGGATCTATCGCCTTGTTGAGCAAATTAGGATTTAAAAAGGAAGGGACGCTAAGAGAGTACCTGTACCAAAACGGCATCCCGTTTGATACATATGTTTATTCGCTGCTGCGCGGGGAAGCAAAGGTATAA
- a CDS encoding tyrosinase family protein — protein MSNKYRVRKNVLHLTDTEKRDFVRTVLILKEKGIYDRYIAWHGAAGKFHTPPGSDRNAAHMSSAFLPWHREYLLRFERDLQSINPEVTLPYWEWETDAQMQDPSQSQIWSADFMGGNGNPIKDFIVDTGPFAAGRWTTIDEQGNPSGGLKRNFGATKEAPTLPTRDDVLNALKITQYDTPPWDMTSQNSFRNQLEGFINGPQLHNRVHRWVGGQMGVVPTAPNDPVFFLHHANVDRIWAVWQIVHRNQNYQPMKNGPFGQNFRDPMYPWNTTPEDVMNHRKLGYVYDIELRKSKRSS, from the coding sequence ATGAGTAACAAGTACAGAGTTAGAAAAAACGTATTACATCTTACCGACACGGAAAAAAGAGATTTTGTTCGTACCGTGCTAATACTAAAGGAAAAAGGGATATATGACCGCTATATAGCCTGGCATGGTGCAGCAGGTAAATTTCATACTCCTCCGGGCAGCGATCGAAATGCAGCACATATGAGTTCTGCTTTTTTACCGTGGCATCGTGAATACCTTTTACGATTCGAACGTGACCTTCAGTCAATCAATCCAGAAGTAACCCTTCCTTATTGGGAATGGGAAACGGACGCACAGATGCAGGATCCCTCACAATCACAAATTTGGAGTGCAGATTTTATGGGAGGAAACGGAAATCCCATAAAAGATTTTATCGTCGATACCGGGCCATTTGCAGCTGGGCGCTGGACGACGATCGATGAACAAGGAAATCCTTCCGGAGGGCTAAAACGTAATTTTGGAGCAACGAAAGAGGCACCTACACTCCCTACTCGAGATGATGTCCTCAATGCTTTAAAAATAACTCAGTATGATACGCCGCCTTGGGATATGACCAGCCAAAACAGCTTTCGTAATCAGCTTGAAGGATTTATTAACGGGCCACAGCTTCACAATCGCGTACACCGTTGGGTTGGCGGACAGATGGGCGTTGTGCCTACTGCTCCGAATGATCCTGTCTTCTTTTTACACCACGCAAATGTGGATCGTATTTGGGCTGTATGGCAAATTGTTCATCGTAATCAAAACTATCAGCCGATGAAAAACGGGCCATTTGGTCAAAACTTTAGAGATCCGATGTACCCTTGGAATACAACCCCTGAAGACGTTATGAACCATCGAAAGCTTGGGTACGTATACGATATAGAATTAAGAAAATCAAAACGTTCATCATAA